In Stigmatopora argus isolate UIUO_Sarg chromosome 10, RoL_Sarg_1.0, whole genome shotgun sequence, the following proteins share a genomic window:
- the LOC144083960 gene encoding caspase-1-A-like isoform X1, giving the protein MAEELKAVRTNFVEKVSMPVIEQLLDNLLDDGVLNIGEQEAIVEARSNRTRCARLLIDTVWRKGDESSWKMITHLNERDSMLAKELGLPAFSPQAASELECQWSSSLIPCKKTFWNSKKNDPKIYPVTKESIQSRVALLINNTKFEYVSTRHGSEVDEEKMERLLRALGYEVIKYTNRTGEEMEKAICEFSKHPKLKDTDSVFVVIMSYGQMGSVFGVRHEGDLFPIDRIFSQLGAGNCQALMDKPKIIIIQSCRGDHGHGEGYSTHISDDAKALWSSVPVAEHDGGAMNVGYQHVNKEKHFIAFHACSPGTMSFRNIKTGALFIEYLVDAVNTSACVEDIEELFRMVKRRFETLTSRARNQMPTVERCTLTRRFYLFPGISLN; this is encoded by the exons ATGGCTG AAGAACTCAAGGCTGTGCGAACAAATTTTGTGGAAAAGGTGTCCATGCCAGTGATCGAACAACTACTTGACAATCTTTTGGACGATGGCGTTTTAAATATCGGAGAGCAAGAGGCTATAGTTGAAGCACGAAGCAATCGAACGAGATGTGCTCGTCTTCTCATTGACACGGTGTGGAGAAAAGGCGATGAGTCAAGTTGGAAGATGATCACTCACCTGAATGAAAGAGACTCCATGCTCGCCAAGGAATTAGGCCTTCCCGCTTTCTCGCCCCAAG CTGCTTCTGAGTTGGAATGCCAATGGTCAAGTTCGCTTATCCCCTGCAAAAAGACCTTTTGGAACTCCAAGAAGAATGACCCAAAG ATCTACCCGGTGACTAAAGAGTCAATTCAGAGTCGTGTGGCACTTCTCATAAACAACACGAAGTTTGAATACGTGTCAACTCGACATGGATCTGAGGTAGATGAGGAGAAGATGGAGAGGCTGTTGCGTGCTTTAGGATACGAAGTGATCAAATACACAAACCGTACTGGAGAG GAAATGGAAAAGGCCATCTGCGAGTTCTCCAAGCATCCCAAACTCAAAGACACAGACAGCGTCTTTGTGGTGATCATGTCTTACGGGCAAATGGGATCGGTTTTTGGCGTCCGCCATGAAGGTGATCTGTTCCCCATTGATCGAATTTTCAGTCAACTAGGCGCAGGGAACTGTCAAGCCCTGATGGACAAACCAAAAATCATCATTATCCAATCCTGCAGAGGAGATCACGGTCACG GGGAAGGGTATTCAACGCACATCAGTGATGATGCAAAGGCGCTGTGGTCAAGCGTTCCTGTGGCTGAGCACGATGGCGGCGCCATGAATGTTGGCTATCAAcatgtgaacaaagaaaaacactttaTTGCTTTTCACGCTTGCAGTCCTG GTACGATGTCATTCCGAAACATCAAGACCGGTGCTCTCTTTATTGAGTATTTGGTTGATGCCGTGAACACGAGCGCCTGCGTGGAAGACATTGAAGAGCTTTTCAGAATG GTCAAGCGGCGGTTTGAAACGTTAACGTCTAGGGCCAGAAATCAAATGCCGACCGTAGAGAGATGCACGCTGACACGACGCTTCTACCTTTTTCCAGGAATTTCACTGAACTAA
- the otol1b gene encoding LOW QUALITY PROTEIN: otolin 1b (The sequence of the model RefSeq protein was modified relative to this genomic sequence to represent the inferred CDS: deleted 1 base in 1 codon) → MSFTCQLILLSVFTVTLTANAKTTPQPKYYYSKKPLPQVTAHNLGIPGTPKPKTGNNPAELHPLPSLAFSQDHTETPNPGPDNYTLDYNECYFNFCECCPPERGPQGPKGDAGPEGPTGERGFTGSFGSPGPKGASGLRGVKGDKGEKGERGYTGPGGYPGVMGKPGQKGDVGPKGEKGEVGMPGIQGDGGQKGEPGPSGISGDKGEPGKAGPLGPPGVNLGPKGDKGDKGECGTYGERGPKGDRGDTGAPGIPGAMGIPGINGKHGASGPVGIRGDPGPPGAQGENGVSGAQGPQGVRGVQGPKGDRGYHGMRGERGMRGFKGAKGSGFPAKRSAFSVGISPKKSFPPSGFPVRFDKVFYNDENHFNVSGGSFVCVYAGVYVFSYHITVRNQPLRATLVVNGSRRVRTRDALHGQDIDQASAMVLLRLAAGDRVWMETLRDWNGVYASSEDDSIFSGFLLYSP, encoded by the exons ATGAGCTTCACCTGTCAGTTGATTCTTCTGTCCGTCTTCACGGTAACGTTGACCGCAAATGCCAAGACCACCCCCCAG CCCAAGTATTACTACAGCAAGAAGCCTCTTCCTCAGGTCACGGCACACAACCTGGGGATCCCCGGCACCCCGAAGCCCAAGACGGGGAATAACCCGGCCGAACTTCACCCCCTGCCGAGTCTCGCTTTTTCTCAGGACCACACAGAGACCCCCAATCCAGGTCCCGACAACTACACCCTGGATTACAACGAGTGTTATTTTAACTTTTGCGAATGCTGCCCACCTGAGCGAGGCCCCCAAGGGCCAAAGGGAGACGCTGGCCCGGAAG GGCCAACGGGGGAAAGAGGCTTTACCGGGTCATTTGGCTCACCTGGACCAAAAGGTGCAAGTGGTTTGAGGGGGGTCAAAGGAGACAAAG GGGAAAAGGGTGAAAGGGGCTACACGGGTCCTGGTGGATATCCTGGTGTTATGGGCAAACCAGGGCAGAAAG GTGATGTTGGACCGAAAGGTGAGAAAGGTGAGGTAGGCATGCCAGGCATTCAAGGTGATGGAGGGCAGAAAGGCGAACCCGGACCCAGTGGGATCTCAGGTGACAAAGGAGAACCGGGAAAAGCGGGGCCACTCGGACCCCCCGGAGTCAATCTTGGCCCTAAAGGAGATAAAGGCGATAAGGGGGAGTGCGGGACCTACGGGGAGAGGGGCCCAAAGGGCGATCGCGGAGACACCGGAGCACCGGGAATCCCCGGAGCCATGGGAATCCCCGGAATCAACGGCAAACACGGGGCTTCGGGGCCCGTCGGTATCCGTGGGGATCCTGGACCACCCGGGGCGCAGGGGGAAAATGGCGTGAGCGGTGCGCAGGGGCCGCAAGGCGTCCGAGGGGTGCAGGGCCCAAAGGGGGATAGAGGATACCACGGGATGCGAGGCGAAAGGGGGATGCGTGGGTTTAAAGGAGCCAAGGGATCCGGCTTCCCCGCCAAACGCTCGGCCTTCAGCGTGGGCATCTCGCCGAAAAAATCCTTCCCGCCGTCGGGATTCCCCGTTCGCTTCGACAAGGTGTTCTACAACGACGAGAACCACTTCAACGTGAGCGGCGGCAGCTTCGTGTGCGTCTACGCTGGCGTCTACGTCTTCTCCTATCACATCACCGTGCGAAATCAACCCCTGCGCGCCACGCTGGTGGTGAACGGCTCGCGGCGGGTGAGGACGCGCGACGCGCTCCACGGCCAGGACATCGACCAGGCGTCCGCCATGGTGCTGTTGCGTTTGGCGGCCGGCGATCGGGTGTGGATGGAGACCCTGCGAGACTGGAATGGCGTGTACGCCAGCAGTGAGGACGACAGCATCTTCTCTGGATTTCTACTTTACTCACCCTGA
- the LOC144083960 gene encoding caspase-1-A-like isoform X3: MAEELKAVRTNFVEKVSMPVIEQLLDNLLDDGVLNIGEQEAIVEARSNRTRCARLLIDTVWRKGDESSWKMITHLNERDSMLAKELGLPAFSPQAASELECQWSSSLIPCKKTFWNSKKNDPKIYPVTKESIQSRVALLINNTKFEYVSTRHGSEVDEEKMERLLRALGYEVIKYTNRTGEEMEKAICEFSKHPKLKDTDSVFVVIMSYGQMGSVFGVRHEGDLFPIDRIFSQLGAGNCQALMDKPKIIIIQSCRGDHGHGEGYSTHISDDAKALWSSVPVAEHDGGAMNVGYQHVRCHSETSRPVLSLLSIWLMP, from the exons ATGGCTG AAGAACTCAAGGCTGTGCGAACAAATTTTGTGGAAAAGGTGTCCATGCCAGTGATCGAACAACTACTTGACAATCTTTTGGACGATGGCGTTTTAAATATCGGAGAGCAAGAGGCTATAGTTGAAGCACGAAGCAATCGAACGAGATGTGCTCGTCTTCTCATTGACACGGTGTGGAGAAAAGGCGATGAGTCAAGTTGGAAGATGATCACTCACCTGAATGAAAGAGACTCCATGCTCGCCAAGGAATTAGGCCTTCCCGCTTTCTCGCCCCAAG CTGCTTCTGAGTTGGAATGCCAATGGTCAAGTTCGCTTATCCCCTGCAAAAAGACCTTTTGGAACTCCAAGAAGAATGACCCAAAG ATCTACCCGGTGACTAAAGAGTCAATTCAGAGTCGTGTGGCACTTCTCATAAACAACACGAAGTTTGAATACGTGTCAACTCGACATGGATCTGAGGTAGATGAGGAGAAGATGGAGAGGCTGTTGCGTGCTTTAGGATACGAAGTGATCAAATACACAAACCGTACTGGAGAG GAAATGGAAAAGGCCATCTGCGAGTTCTCCAAGCATCCCAAACTCAAAGACACAGACAGCGTCTTTGTGGTGATCATGTCTTACGGGCAAATGGGATCGGTTTTTGGCGTCCGCCATGAAGGTGATCTGTTCCCCATTGATCGAATTTTCAGTCAACTAGGCGCAGGGAACTGTCAAGCCCTGATGGACAAACCAAAAATCATCATTATCCAATCCTGCAGAGGAGATCACGGTCACG GGGAAGGGTATTCAACGCACATCAGTGATGATGCAAAGGCGCTGTGGTCAAGCGTTCCTGTGGCTGAGCACGATGGCGGCGCCATGAATGTTGGCTATCAAcat GTACGATGTCATTCCGAAACATCAAGACCGGTGCTCTCTTTATTGAGTATTTGGTTGATGCCGTGA
- the LOC144083963 gene encoding caspase recruitment domain-containing protein 18-like, giving the protein MAEELKDVRTGFVEGVSIAVIRQLLDDLLDEKVFNYGEMEAIDEGQSRVNKARLFIDMVTKKGDEASWKTIAYLYERDQNFATKLGLPRYRPQV; this is encoded by the exons ATGGCAG agGAACTCAAGGACGTGAGAACAGGGTTTGTGGAGGGCGTGTCCATTGCCGTCATCCGACAACTTCTGGACGATCTTCTGGATGAGAAGGTCTTCAACTATGGGGAAATGGAGGCTATAGACGAGGGGCAAAGCAGAGTAAATAAGGCTCGTCTCTTCATCGACATGGTGACGAAAAAAGGCGACGAGGCGAGCTGGAAAACCATTGCTTATTTGTACGAGAGGGATCAAAATTTCGCCACGAAACTCGGCCTCCCTCGTTACCGGCCTCAAG TGTGA
- the sptssb gene encoding serine palmitoyltransferase small subunit B, whose protein sequence is MNFKNLREYLAWLYYRYLLVTGIYVLEPWEKSLFNWVLLSAIAMVIYTSYVFVPIHVRLALEFFFGAWPQSAVGGPNPLWTLRSLYREEHPMIKNDLDCVELID, encoded by the coding sequence ATGAATTTCAAGAACTTGAGGGAGTACCTAGCTTGGCTCTACTACCGGTACCTTCTGGTCACCGGCATCTATGTACTGGAGCCGTGGGAGAAGTCCCTCTTCAATTGGGTCCTGCTGTCGGCCATCGCCATGGTAATCTACACCTCCTATGTCTTCGTGCCCATCCACGTGCGCCTAGCACTGGAGTTCTTCTTCGGCGCTTGGCCGCAGAGTGCCGTAGGGGGTCCAAATCCCCTCTGGACACTACGTTCCCTTTACAGAGAGGAGCATCCAATGATTAAGAATGATCTCGATTGCGTCGAATTGATTGATTAA
- the LOC144083960 gene encoding caspase-1-A-like isoform X2: MAELKAVRTNFVEKVSMPVIEQLLDNLLDDGVLNIGEQEAIVEARSNRTRCARLLIDTVWRKGDESSWKMITHLNERDSMLAKELGLPAFSPQAASELECQWSSSLIPCKKTFWNSKKNDPKIYPVTKESIQSRVALLINNTKFEYVSTRHGSEVDEEKMERLLRALGYEVIKYTNRTGEEMEKAICEFSKHPKLKDTDSVFVVIMSYGQMGSVFGVRHEGDLFPIDRIFSQLGAGNCQALMDKPKIIIIQSCRGDHGHGEGYSTHISDDAKALWSSVPVAEHDGGAMNVGYQHVNKEKHFIAFHACSPGTMSFRNIKTGALFIEYLVDAVNTSACVEDIEELFRMVKRRFETLTSRARNQMPTVERCTLTRRFYLFPGISLN; the protein is encoded by the exons ATGGCTG AACTCAAGGCTGTGCGAACAAATTTTGTGGAAAAGGTGTCCATGCCAGTGATCGAACAACTACTTGACAATCTTTTGGACGATGGCGTTTTAAATATCGGAGAGCAAGAGGCTATAGTTGAAGCACGAAGCAATCGAACGAGATGTGCTCGTCTTCTCATTGACACGGTGTGGAGAAAAGGCGATGAGTCAAGTTGGAAGATGATCACTCACCTGAATGAAAGAGACTCCATGCTCGCCAAGGAATTAGGCCTTCCCGCTTTCTCGCCCCAAG CTGCTTCTGAGTTGGAATGCCAATGGTCAAGTTCGCTTATCCCCTGCAAAAAGACCTTTTGGAACTCCAAGAAGAATGACCCAAAG ATCTACCCGGTGACTAAAGAGTCAATTCAGAGTCGTGTGGCACTTCTCATAAACAACACGAAGTTTGAATACGTGTCAACTCGACATGGATCTGAGGTAGATGAGGAGAAGATGGAGAGGCTGTTGCGTGCTTTAGGATACGAAGTGATCAAATACACAAACCGTACTGGAGAG GAAATGGAAAAGGCCATCTGCGAGTTCTCCAAGCATCCCAAACTCAAAGACACAGACAGCGTCTTTGTGGTGATCATGTCTTACGGGCAAATGGGATCGGTTTTTGGCGTCCGCCATGAAGGTGATCTGTTCCCCATTGATCGAATTTTCAGTCAACTAGGCGCAGGGAACTGTCAAGCCCTGATGGACAAACCAAAAATCATCATTATCCAATCCTGCAGAGGAGATCACGGTCACG GGGAAGGGTATTCAACGCACATCAGTGATGATGCAAAGGCGCTGTGGTCAAGCGTTCCTGTGGCTGAGCACGATGGCGGCGCCATGAATGTTGGCTATCAAcatgtgaacaaagaaaaacactttaTTGCTTTTCACGCTTGCAGTCCTG GTACGATGTCATTCCGAAACATCAAGACCGGTGCTCTCTTTATTGAGTATTTGGTTGATGCCGTGAACACGAGCGCCTGCGTGGAAGACATTGAAGAGCTTTTCAGAATG GTCAAGCGGCGGTTTGAAACGTTAACGTCTAGGGCCAGAAATCAAATGCCGACCGTAGAGAGATGCACGCTGACACGACGCTTCTACCTTTTTCCAGGAATTTCACTGAACTAA
- the rabgef1l gene encoding RAB guanine nucleotide exchange factor (GEF) 1, like, translated as MMAHRSERRRIHLDQSELLCTKGCEFYGNAAWGGLCSKCWREENQREKQKQIQEDRAFAERLQREEDQAYASRHQKTQPRATFAPFGKTEERKSKEKASKVNAVTKLFKTPPKKDGTAPSDAQSGPSACPSIYRPPSADTDHATKEFMEFLKPLKCGRQILKQCCSFTESMAYKRVSCAEDMSECVQDFYQSLSDRLHSQFKGNSEYVEGIMDEVERYMMTRLYKEVFCPETSDDEKKDLATQNRIRALHWVTIEMLGVPVDEEIPEASDNVVKAITDVIEIDSKRVPKEKLACITRCSKHIFSAIRISKKEAASADDFLPTLIYIVLKANPPRLQSNIQYVTRFCNPSRLMTGEDGYYFTNLCCAVAFIEKLDGKSLNMTSEDFDRFMSGGGASPKHVPTGGAAALNQVRKRLDLLAGLGERQELVMERARQLESDLIDWTDEVEQKVQSVLDTLETQNPPAAVAVTGAGVSSAIDSDNVENEHLPPPLTPQVFAG; from the exons ATGATGGCCCACCGATCTGAACGGCGTCGGATTCATTTGGACCAGTCCGAGCTGCTCTGCACTAAAGGATGCGAGTTTTATGGCAATGCAGCGTGGGGGGGTCTGTGTTCCAAGTGCTGGCGAGAAGAAAACCAGCGAGAAAAGCAAAAACAGATCCAGGAAGACCGGGCCTTCGCCGAAAG GCTTCAGCGAGAGGAAGACCAAGCCTATGCAAGCAGACATCAGAAGACCCAGCCGCGAGCCACTTTTGCACCTTTTGGCAAAACTGAGGAGCGCAAGAGCAAGGAAAAGGCCAGCAAGGTCAATGCCGTCACCAAGCTTTTCAAAACACCACCCAAAAAAG ATGGCACGGCACCTTCGGATGCCCAGTCGGGCCCCAGCGCCTGCCCCTCGATCTACCGCCCACCCTCTGCGGACACAGACCATGCGACAAAGGAGTTCATGGAGTTCCTCAAGCCCCTGAAATGTGGTCGGCAAATCTTAAAACAGTGTTGCTCTTTCACTGAAAGCATGGCCTACAAACGG GTCTCATGTGCTGAAGACATGTCCGAATGCGTCCAGGACTTCTACCAGTCTCTCTCGGATCGCCTTCACTCTCAATTCAAAG gcAACTCTGAATATGTAGAGGGCATTATGGACGAAGTGGAAAGATACATGATGACGCGTCTTTACAAAGAGGTTTTCTGCCCTGAAACGTCCGATGATGAGAAGAAAGACCTGGCTACTCAAAACAGGATCAG AGCTTTGCATTGGGTCACTATTGAGATGCTGGGTGTTCCCGTCGATGAGGAGATTCCTGAGGCTTCTGACAACGTGGTTAAAGCAATCACGG ACGTGATCGAAATCGATTCCAAGCGGGTGCCCAAGGAAAAGCTGGCGTGCATCACACGCTGCAGCAAGCACATCTTCAGCGCCATTCGCATCAGCAAGAAGGAGGCGGCCTCGGCCGACGACTTCCTGCCCACGCTCATCTACATCGTGCTGAAGGCCAACCCCCCGCGGCTTCAGTCTAATATCCAGTACGTCACCCGCTTCTGCAATCCCAGCAGGCTCATGACCGGAGAAGATGGCTACTACTTCACCAATCTG TGCTGCGCCGTGGCCTTCATCGAGAAGTTGGACGGCAAGTCGCTCAACATGACCTCGGAGGACTTCGACCGCTTCATgtccgggggcggggcttcgCCCAAGCACGTTCCGACGGGCGGCGCCGCCGCGCTCAACCAGGTCCGCAAGCGTCTGGACCTGCTGGCGGGCCTGGGCGAGCGCCAGGAGCTGGTCATGGAGCGAGCGCGCCAGCTGGAGAGCGACCTCATCGACTGGACCGACGAAGTGGAGCAGAAAGTGCAGAGCGTCCTGGACACTTTGGAGACGCAGAACCCTCCAGCCGCCGTCGCTGTCACCGGCGCCGGCGTGTCGTCGGCCATCGACTCCGATAACGTCGAAAACGAGCACCTCCCGCCGCCGTTGACACCGCAAGTGTTTGCCGGTTGA
- the LOC144083959 gene encoding caspase a-like, with the protein MAEELKDVRTGFVEGVSIAVIRQLLDDLLDEKVFNYGEMEAIDEGQSRVNKARLFIDMVTKKGDEASWKAITYLYERDQNFATKLGLPRDRPQGELTSSRRSATSIGKSPASGAEFEWSKTLVRCKKTFWNSKKNDPQIYPVTEKSTWNRMALLINNIKFKDPEQGNRQGADTDQRNMNKLLQALGYEVVNHTNLTGKQIDKAIVDFSKDPKLKDTDSVIVVIMSHGKKDFILGVDWTGIQRKHEEDVFAIDKIFKHLAPGNCKALMDKPKIIIIQACQGKNDGKVKIRDNADGVKIRDNADGVKTDSCHSAARSAPAADADADGGAGSLKWVHEEKDFLSLLSCTPDTVAHRDVTKGAYFIQYIVDALNTFACKDHINEIYRKVMRRFEKQSFAQSMQMATIARDTMTKDFYLFPGVFPVQSPGI; encoded by the exons ATGGCAG agGAACTCAAGGACGTGAGAACAGGGTTTGTGGAGGGCGTGTCCATTGCCGTCATCCGACAACTTCTGGACGATCTTCTGGATGAGAAGGTCTTCAACTATGGGGAAATGGAGGCTATAGACGAGGGGCAAAGCAGAGTAAATAAGGCTCGTCTCTTCATCGACATGGTGACGAAAAAAGGCGACGAGGCGAGCTGGAAAGCCATTACTTATTTGTACGAGAGGGATCAAAATTTCGCCACGAAACTCGGCCTCCCTCGTGACCGGCCTCAAGGTGAGCTGACGTCGTCCAGAAGAAGTGCAACTTCTATTGGAAAGTCACCAGCTTCGGGGGCCGAATTCGAATGGTCGAAGACTCTTGTCCGTTGCAAAAAGACCTTTTGGAATTCCAAGAAGAACGATCCGCAG ATCTACCCCGTGACTGAAAAATCCACATGGAACCGTATGGCTCTGCTCATCAACAATATAAAATTCAAGGACCCGGAGCAGGGAAACAGACAGGGAGCCGATACCGATCAGCGGAACATGAATAAGCTCTTGCAGGCTTTGGGATATGAAGTGGTCAACCACACAAACCTCACTGGAAAG CAAATCGACAAGGCCATCGTCGACTTCTCCAAAGATCCCAAACTCAAAGACACGGACAGTGTGATTGTGGTGATCATGTCCCATGGAAAAAAGGACTTTATCCTCGGCGTCGACTGGACTGGAATACAAAGAAAGCATGAGGAAGATGTCTTTGCCATTGACAAAATTTTCAAACACCTGGCTCCTGGCAATTGCAAAGCCTTGATGGACAAACCCAAGATCATCATCATCCAGGCCTGTCAAGGAA AGAACGACGGAAAGGTGAAGATCAGGGACAACGCTGACGGGGTGAAGATCAGGGACAACGCTGACGGGGTGAAGACCGATAGCTGCCATTCGGCGGCTAGGTCCGCGCCTGCcgccgacgccgacgccgacgGAGGGGCGGGTAGTTTAAAATGGGTGCACGAAGAGAAAGATTTCCTGTCACTTCTCTCTTGCACCCCTG ATACGGTCGCTCACAGAGACGTGACGAAGGGCGCGTATTTCATTCAGTACATCGTTGATGCGCTGAACACCTTTGCATGCAAAGACCATATTAATGAGATTTACAGGAAG GTCATGAGGCGTTTTGAAAAACAGTCATTTGCCCAGAGCATGCAGATGGCAACTATAGCAAGAGACACCATGACAAAGGACTTCTACCTGTTTCCCGGCGTGTTTCCCGTCCAGTCTCCCGGCATTTGA